A genomic stretch from Candidatus Schekmanbacteria bacterium includes:
- a CDS encoding radical SAM protein, with product MNCLPIDIDKVEEFRTFFPEILSLIESYTDKDESIALDLFNSYFKTSEISERLRNEGIAVPKVMIISPTMRCNLSCVGCYSKKYSREDELALEELDRVITESERLGVFFFIISGGEPFIKEGLFDVLKNHRSSFFWIFSNGTLFNKELAAEVKEKFTGFLIFSLEGFEDETDSWRGKGTYKKVAKAMEYARGEGIPFGFSVTPTKLNLDALTGGEFLDKMIKRGCTIGIFSHYNHSANVPDVYSCDQKERESLKSCVKKANEEKKIFLIDTRYMEELGGGCCGGNEILHINSQGYVTPCPLLNITADSIREKSLKDILRSELFSDIRGRRSSFIIGSCPDTNV from the coding sequence ATGAATTGCCTGCCAATAGATATTGATAAAGTTGAAGAATTCAGGACATTCTTCCCGGAAATTTTAAGCCTTATTGAATCTTATACGGACAAAGATGAAAGCATTGCTCTGGATTTGTTTAACAGTTATTTCAAGACCAGTGAGATTTCAGAAAGGCTTAGGAATGAAGGTATAGCGGTTCCGAAAGTTATGATAATAAGCCCGACGATGAGATGTAATCTAAGCTGTGTCGGTTGTTACTCAAAGAAATACTCTCGTGAAGATGAGCTTGCTTTAGAGGAGCTGGACAGAGTGATTACCGAGTCTGAAAGACTTGGAGTATTTTTTTTTATAATCAGCGGAGGAGAACCATTTATAAAAGAAGGGTTGTTTGATGTTTTAAAAAATCACAGAAGTTCATTCTTCTGGATTTTCAGCAATGGCACATTGTTTAATAAAGAATTAGCTGCGGAGGTTAAAGAAAAGTTTACCGGATTTCTGATTTTTAGTCTTGAGGGATTCGAAGATGAGACTGATTCCTGGAGGGGAAAAGGAACTTATAAAAAAGTGGCAAAGGCTATGGAATATGCAAGAGGAGAAGGTATCCCATTTGGATTTTCAGTAACACCCACAAAACTCAATCTCGATGCTCTGACAGGAGGAGAATTCCTGGATAAAATGATTAAGAGGGGATGCACAATAGGGATATTCTCACACTATAATCATTCTGCAAATGTACCTGATGTTTATTCCTGCGATCAGAAAGAGAGGGAATCACTTAAATCCTGCGTTAAGAAAGCTAATGAAGAGAAAAAGATTTTTTTAATAGATACAAGATATATGGAAGAGCTTGGCGGAGGTTGTTGCGGTGGGAACGAGATTTTGCACATAAACTCGCAAGGCTATGTTACTCCCTGCCCATTGCTGAATATTACTGCTGATAGTATAAGAGAAAAAAGTTTAAAAGATATTTTGCGTTCAGAGTTGTTTTCAGACATTCGCGGCAGGAGGAGCTCATTTATAATCGGGTCTTGTCCAGATACTAATGTTTAA
- a CDS encoding DNA-binding protein, which yields MRKIFILIALISALTLITSTASFAQHKPGSVGWSPLSNYGKIYNPKTVETISGVVEKVEKITPMEGMTLGIQILLKTDKEIVPVHLGPAWYIENQDYAIEPGDKIEVKGSKCTFQGKPSIMAAEVKKGDKIMKVRDEKGFPFWCCWQ from the coding sequence ATGAGAAAAATTTTTATTTTAATCGCATTAATTTCAGCCTTGACGCTTATTACTTCTACAGCATCTTTTGCTCAGCATAAACCAGGAAGTGTTGGTTGGAGTCCATTGTCCAATTATGGAAAAATTTACAATCCTAAAACTGTCGAAACCATTAGCGGAGTAGTGGAGAAAGTTGAAAAAATTACCCCCATGGAAGGAATGACACTTGGAATACAGATACTCCTAAAAACTGACAAAGAAATAGTGCCAGTTCATTTAGGTCCCGCATGGTATATTGAAAATCAGGACTATGCGATTGAACCAGGAGATAAGATTGAAGTAAAAGGATCAAAATGCACATTTCAAGGGAAACCATCAATCATGGCCGCTGAAGTAAAGAAAGGCGATAAAATCATGAAGGTTAGGGATGAGAAAGGATTTCCATTCTGGTGTTGTTGGCAATAA
- a CDS encoding cold-shock protein: MANGTVKWFNESKGFGFITQSDGGPDVFAHYSEIQGDGFKNLSEGDSVSFDVAKGDKGPKAVNIVKL; encoded by the coding sequence ATGGCAAACGGAACAGTAAAGTGGTTCAATGAATCCAAGGGATTTGGCTTCATAACTCAGAGTGATGGTGGCCCAGATGTGTTCGCACATTATTCTGAAATCCAGGGAGATGGATTCAAAAATCTCTCCGAAGGTGATTCAGTGAGCTTTGATGTTGCAAAAGGTGACAAAGGCCCAAAGGCAGTAAACATCGTAAAACTGTAA
- a CDS encoding RNA-binding protein: MGNKLFVGSLPFNATEDDLNSLFSKVGKVESVKIITDTYSGRSKGFGFVEMGSDEDAKKAISEINGTSFMERTIIVNEARPKESGGERRGGFGGNRGGGGGFGNRGGGSGGYGGGGGGRGGAGGSRGGGSGGYGGGRGGAGGNRGGGGRSGSGGDRGSSGSGGGRGFNR, from the coding sequence ATGGGAAACAAATTGTTCGTAGGAAGTCTTCCTTTTAATGCAACAGAAGATGATCTGAATAGTCTCTTCTCAAAAGTTGGGAAGGTTGAATCTGTAAAGATAATAACCGACACATACTCTGGGCGGTCAAAAGGATTTGGTTTCGTTGAAATGGGATCAGATGAGGATGCAAAGAAAGCTATCTCAGAAATCAATGGAACGTCATTCATGGAAAGAACAATTATTGTAAATGAAGCGCGTCCAAAGGAGTCAGGAGGAGAGCGTAGAGGTGGTTTCGGCGGCAATCGCGGAGGCGGAGGCGGTTTTGGCAATCGCGGTGGCGGCAGTGGTGGTTATGGCGGCGGAGGTGGCGGACGCGGTGGTGCAGGCGGAAGTCGCGGCGGCGGAAGCGGCGGTTATGGCGGTGGACGCGGTGGTGCAGGCGGCAATCGCGGAGGCGGCGGGCGCAGTGGTTCAGGCGGTGACAGGGGTTCCAGCGGCAGTGGCGGCGGAAGAGGATTTAACAGATAA
- the ettA gene encoding energy-dependent translational throttle protein EttA yields MSNEPNKVIYSMIGVSKFYDKKPVLKDIYLSYFYGAKIGVIGLNGSGKSSLLRILAGKDKAFNGETVLSPGHTIGSLEQEPELDNDKTVREIVQEGVQEVVDALNEYNRINEKFAEPMSDDEMNKLIEKQGVVQERLDALDAWDLDSRLDMAMDALRCPPADTPVKILSGGEKRRVALCRLLLQKPDILLLDEPTNHLDAETVAWLEHHLQSYAGTVIAVTHDRYFLDNVAGWILELDRGEGIPWKGNYSSWLEQKKNRLALEEKSESERQKTLQRELEWISMSPKGRHAKAKARINSYEELLSQDNEKKSRELEIYIPPGPRLGDVVIEANNVGKAYGENILMEDMTFMLPPGGIVGVIGPNGAGKTTLFRMITQKENPDSGVFKIGGTVKLAYVDQSRDDLDPEKSIWHVISDGKDVIQIGKREVNSRAYVARFNFSGPDQQKKVSMLSGGERNRVHLARMLKEEANVLLLDEPTNDLDVNTMRALEEALENFAGCAVVISHDRWFLDRIATHILAFEGESKVVWFDGNYSEYEADRKARLGVEADQPHRIKYRHLTRI; encoded by the coding sequence ATGAGCAATGAACCAAACAAAGTTATCTATTCAATGATCGGTGTGAGCAAATTTTATGACAAAAAACCGGTCCTGAAAGATATCTATCTCTCTTATTTCTACGGGGCAAAAATCGGTGTCATAGGTCTTAACGGTTCAGGGAAAAGCTCTCTTCTCCGCATACTTGCAGGAAAAGATAAAGCATTTAACGGAGAGACAGTTCTTTCACCCGGGCACACTATAGGTTCTCTTGAACAGGAACCGGAACTGGATAATGACAAGACAGTGAGAGAGATTGTGCAAGAGGGCGTCCAGGAGGTAGTTGATGCCCTTAATGAGTATAACCGCATAAATGAGAAATTTGCAGAGCCCATGTCTGATGATGAGATGAATAAACTTATCGAAAAACAAGGTGTGGTGCAGGAGAGACTTGATGCCCTCGATGCATGGGACCTTGATTCGCGTCTTGATATGGCAATGGATGCCCTTCGCTGTCCTCCGGCGGATACTCCTGTAAAAATTCTTTCAGGAGGTGAGAAACGCCGTGTCGCTCTTTGCAGGCTTCTCCTTCAGAAACCGGACATCTTACTCCTTGACGAGCCGACCAACCACCTTGATGCGGAAACTGTCGCATGGCTTGAACATCATCTTCAAAGCTATGCAGGCACAGTCATTGCAGTCACCCATGACCGCTATTTCCTTGATAATGTGGCGGGATGGATATTGGAGCTTGACCGCGGAGAGGGAATACCATGGAAGGGGAATTATTCTTCATGGCTTGAACAGAAAAAGAACCGGCTTGCGCTGGAAGAAAAATCAGAGAGCGAAAGACAGAAGACACTTCAGCGAGAGCTTGAATGGATAAGCATGTCTCCAAAGGGGCGCCATGCAAAGGCAAAGGCGCGTATCAATTCCTATGAAGAACTCTTAAGTCAGGATAATGAAAAAAAATCAAGGGAGCTTGAAATCTACATCCCGCCAGGACCGCGCCTCGGCGATGTAGTAATCGAAGCCAACAATGTGGGCAAGGCATACGGTGAAAATATCCTTATGGAAGATATGACATTCATGCTTCCCCCGGGCGGTATCGTCGGAGTCATCGGACCTAACGGAGCAGGAAAGACAACGCTTTTCCGGATGATAACACAAAAGGAAAATCCTGATTCAGGGGTATTTAAAATAGGCGGGACAGTTAAGCTTGCCTATGTTGACCAAAGCCGCGATGACCTTGATCCTGAAAAATCTATCTGGCATGTGATCTCGGATGGAAAGGATGTAATCCAGATCGGAAAGCGGGAAGTGAATTCACGCGCCTATGTTGCACGTTTTAATTTCTCAGGCCCTGACCAGCAGAAAAAAGTTTCAATGCTGTCGGGAGGAGAAAGAAACCGCGTTCATCTCGCAAGGATGCTGAAAGAAGAGGCAAATGTCCTTCTCCTTGACGAGCCTACGAATGATCTTGATGTCAACACCATGCGTGCCCTTGAAGAGGCGCTTGAGAATTTTGCGGGCTGTGCAGTTGTCATAAGCCATGACCGCTGGTTCTTAGACCGCATCGCCACACATATACTTGCCTTTGAAGGTGAGAGCAAAGTGGTCTGGTTTGACGGGAATTATTCAGAGTACGAGGCTGACAGAAAAGCACGTCTCGGTGTCGAGGCAGATCAACCGCATAGGATTAAGTATAGGCATCTCACAAGAATATAA